The stretch of DNA TAATTTGTTTTCTGATTTGTAGTACTAGTTCGGGGTTGCCCTTGACGTCTGGCTCTTCCAGCATGTCATGCAATCTTGCCAAGTCTTGCAACAGTCCATCAAGTGAGTCTTTGTAAATTCTGGTAAAATCTCGTTCCGCTAGGTCTGTCATCCATTGTTTGCTGGCTTCCCGCATACGTCTGCACTCACGATAAACTGAACTTATCGAGGTGTTGAGTCTTTTTGCCACCTCTTCTTGGGTTCTTCCTTGAAGAATTCCTTCTCTTATTGCTAGTTGTCTTTGGAGCTTTGCCTTCATTTTTTGTGTCTAAAAATGATTAGTTCATTCAAGTACTTTAGCATATTTTGTACGATGATGTAACCGAAAATTGTTACATGTTATCAATATGAGATGTACAAAATAGATTCTAATGTGTAGAAAAAGAATGTAAATACGGTTACACAGACACAAATGTAACCACAATTAATGATATTTCGGTTACAAATCAATAAAATAACAAACAAGGTCTGAATGTAATAAAATACGGTTACAAAACTAGAGTGTTTGGTCTACGCTGGACTTTCCCGCTAAATTCCATCCCAGATAGACCTTGACTGGTTTTCCATTCACTCTTTTTGACATACTTTTGATATCAAGCTCCCTTGCGAATTTTGCAGGAGAAAATTCTTTGTTAATGCCATTTTCCTTGCGGAACTTGTCAAATGCATCATAAACATCGGGTGGCATGCAGTATTCTCCATCATTTTGATACATGTAATTTTCTTTAAAGTGTCTGACTGGGTCTCCTAATATTTCATAGAGTATAGCTTTTTCATTGGTGTTCATATCCAATAACGGATTCTTGGCACCAGATTTGGCATAGTCAATAGCTGTGATAAGGAATCTGTCTAGATTGTCTTCGGTCAGAAGTGCTTTTTTCCATACGTCATTTTTCTCAAAGTGATTTCTGCAAGGTATTCGAACTATTCTTTTTGCAATACCCGCTTCACCCATAATGTCTGGAATGCCGTTTGCTCCACCAACATGAAGAACTTTGTTTGGATCATATGTAGCGAATTCCTTCTCGTACTTCCATGCTTCTTGCTGGACAGTTCCGTCAATGGTTTGTTTGAATCTGTCTGGATCACTGATGCAGTTTTCAGCCTCGTCAGTTACATTAAGTCGGCAAGTGCATTTTGCAAGCAATCTCGTCTCTTCTTGTAATTTTCTGATGTGAATCGATGTAAAAATGCCAACAAATGTTTGCAGTATTTCCAATAATGTAGTCTTGCCAGAATCTGGGGCTCCATCAAATATGGGCATTTTTTTGACATTGTTTTTGCCAGTCAACAAGATTACACATATGGCAAGAAACTTGTCGTATTGATCATCAAGTATCTGTTTTATTGCAGTTAGTATTTTGTCTTCCAAATTTCTTAATTCTGGTCTATACCGTCTAGGCAAGAATGAATTAACATACGCAGTAGTGGTAATTGGTTCAAATGTATTTGGATCAAGAACCACGTTTGATAATCCAATTAGATCATTATCAAACGGATTAGGTTCGCCCATTGGAATTTGTGATTGAATGCCAATGTTGAATTTCAAATCATTGTAATGTTGATTGCTAATTATTATTCTTCTAAGCTCATCCTTTAAAATTCCATCAATTCCAAGTTTGTGAATAACTCCATCTCGATAATAAATGTCATTTGTGTTGTGAGGTGTAACTATATCGTATCGTCTAATAAAATAGGTAATGAATTTCTGTATCTCGTCCTTAGTGTGTACTGGATTAATTACATCTTCTTGGTATCCCCATGTAGGCAACACTACATTTTGAAAATATTTTTCTGCATCTTTGAAATTATAATCCAGCTCGTCTTTGTCCAATGGCTCGTCTTGTGTATCATTGATTTGTGATATGATTTTTTTAATTTCACGGGGGGATTTTTTCATTCGTCTAAGTTTGCAGTAAAGCGATTTTTGTTTCCTCCTTCTTTCTCCCCTAATCCACGGTTCATGCATAAGTTCTTCAATAGTCCAAGTGTTGAAATCATTCTGAATCTCGTTATTCCATTCATTCGGTGATCTAAAACCAATTTTATTCAGATTTTCAAGGACTAATTGTAGATCAAGTCGTTTTATGGTTGTGGTGTTTGAAATTATTTCGTATGGATTACCGTTTTCATGAATAGATCCAGCCTCAACGCACTGTCCAGTTACTTTAAAATCAATCTGGTAGATGTTCTTTTCATCTTTGATGTAGATCAACTTGCTTGTTTTAGGCGGTATTTTTTCTAGTTTTACCAAAATGTGGACGTTCTGGGAACCAGTTTTAGTGGTAAATGTCTCATTTAGGCAATTGGGAATGATTCCATCAATGAATCCGTCTTCTAATGGAATGTGTTTTGGTTTTGGATTCTTGCTCCAATAGTCATCTGGATCTATTTTTTCAATATCAAATACTGTTAGATTGTCAGATGTTTTCCCGCATATGACGCCATAATTCTGCTCTGTTGTTATTTCATCATCATACAACTTTTCACCAGTAAGATACTTTTCAAAGTCAGGAACGTCTGGTTTTTTGCTATGCATTTTTACTGGGATTATTTTGACGCCTTGATCTTTGAGGGTTTTGATTGTTAATTGTTTGTCATTCATCTTCTAATTTCTCCTCTGATTCAAATTCCATTACATCAAATCCATCATCAAATGATTCATCCATCGGCGAATATTTTGAGATAGATTGATCTACGGATTCTTTTATCAATTTGATGATATCAAATGGATGATCACATTTCATTTCTTCACTCAAGTATTCCATAAATTCCCAAACAGCAAACTTTAGTTTCTGATCACATTCTTCAAGTTTCGCAAGTATCGGATCTTTGGTGTAACTTTCCCAGTTAAGCGAAATGGCAAAGGTAGGAGTCATGTCTTGACCTCCAATTCTAATGATAATTCCTTGATGTGTGTTGCAACTCTTTCAGTTTCCATGTAAAATTTCATTGCAAATATCCTCCAAAAACAACAGTCAGAATTTTGCGCAAACAAAATGCTTGTAGAGGTATTTTATTTGGCAATTCAATACCGTACGCAGGAATTTTTGCGATTCCTATTTTCTTTTTTATAATTTTTAATTTCAACAATAACCCTTAAACCCACTAGCTTGAATACAATTTTATGACTAGAATTAGATTCTATTCTAGGACATCACAGGTGGATGAGCCAATTTTATGGGATAACGAATTTCCTTATGGAACAGTCCCAATATTCATTGGAAAAAAGGCAAAAAACGCCATGGATTTGCTGGCATCATTGGAATTGTGTGGAGCATCTACTACTACAGACATTGCCCGCTACGCCATAGAATCACATTATTCAAAGGGTGAGATTGATGGGATGGGAATTCATTTTCTGAAAAGGCGTGAGCACTACTATTGGAATCACATTTGGGGGTATGTAAAAAACAGACGGGCAAAAAACGGAATGAAATATCATGGTTTGATAAAAGAAGAATATGTCAAAAAAGTAGATTCGTTAACAGAAAACGTTCATGTTTATGCTCCCACATTGAAGGGGCATTTGGCATCTTTGGGATACAAATTCAAGGATGATGAATTAATCAAGTTCATCAAAAATGCTTCAAGAAATTCTTTGTATTTTGCATTTCTCAATCACATAATGGAAAAAATAT from Candidatus Nitrosotenuis aquarius encodes:
- a CDS encoding bifunctional DNA primase/polymerase; this translates as MNDKQLTIKTLKDQGVKIIPVKMHSKKPDVPDFEKYLTGEKLYDDEITTEQNYGVICGKTSDNLTVFDIEKIDPDDYWSKNPKPKHIPLEDGFIDGIIPNCLNETFTTKTGSQNVHILVKLEKIPPKTSKLIYIKDEKNIYQIDFKVTGQCVEAGSIHENGNPYEIISNTTTIKRLDLQLVLENLNKIGFRSPNEWNNEIQNDFNTWTIEELMHEPWIRGERRRKQKSLYCKLRRMKKSPREIKKIISQINDTQDEPLDKDELDYNFKDAEKYFQNVVLPTWGYQEDVINPVHTKDEIQKFITYFIRRYDIVTPHNTNDIYYRDGVIHKLGIDGILKDELRRIIISNQHYNDLKFNIGIQSQIPMGEPNPFDNDLIGLSNVVLDPNTFEPITTTAYVNSFLPRRYRPELRNLEDKILTAIKQILDDQYDKFLAICVILLTGKNNVKKMPIFDGAPDSGKTTLLEILQTFVGIFTSIHIRKLQEETRLLAKCTCRLNVTDEAENCISDPDRFKQTIDGTVQQEAWKYEKEFATYDPNKVLHVGGANGIPDIMGEAGIAKRIVRIPCRNHFEKNDVWKKALLTEDNLDRFLITAIDYAKSGAKNPLLDMNTNEKAILYEILGDPVRHFKENYMYQNDGEYCMPPDVYDAFDKFRKENGINKEFSPAKFARELDIKSMSKRVNGKPVKVYLGWNLAGKSSVDQTL
- a CDS encoding helix-turn-helix domain-containing protein; this translates as MKAKLQRQLAIREGILQGRTQEEVAKRLNTSISSVYRECRRMREASKQWMTDLAERDFTRIYKDSLDGLLQDLARLHDMLEEPDVKGNPELVLQIRKQITTVREAHLKHLLRAPMVWSLEVFRKKYATDTIPQPLMPSLGGISGVDV